In one window of Kocuria sp. TGY1127_2 DNA:
- a CDS encoding helix-turn-helix transcriptional regulator, whose protein sequence is MSTPVAPSVPVRSSSLIASEDRVREAAEIFKALSDPLRLRLYLAIRRVEPAEVCVCDLPDLAVSQATVSHHLRKLREAGLVTATRKGTWVHYRVVEGAAAEAISIVGHSG, encoded by the coding sequence ATGTCCACTCCAGTAGCTCCTTCGGTCCCCGTCAGGTCCTCTAGCCTCATTGCGTCGGAGGATCGTGTTCGAGAGGCTGCGGAAATTTTCAAGGCGCTGTCGGATCCGTTGCGGTTGCGCTTGTATCTGGCGATTCGACGGGTAGAACCCGCTGAGGTCTGCGTCTGTGACTTGCCGGATCTGGCGGTTTCTCAAGCCACGGTCTCTCACCATCTGCGCAAGCTCAGGGAAGCAGGTCTTGTTACAGCTACACGTAAGGGGACCTGGGTTCACTACAGAGTGGTCGAGGGTGCGGCAGCTGAGGCAATCAGTATCGTCGGGCACTCAGGGTGA
- a CDS encoding recombinase family protein, protein MKVGYARVSTKAQRESLTTQRETLQADGCQRVFEDTASGVKSDRPGLAAAIDYLREGDILVVTRIDRLGRSMLDALKTLMDLDGRGIRVQAQDVGLDTGTAMGKFVVHVNLALAQMEREQMIERTREGIEHARKQGRVPGPKPKLTGQRKAAVIAAVNSGMSMTEAAKLHGVSRWTVQRALAES, encoded by the coding sequence GTGAAAGTCGGTTACGCCCGTGTCTCCACGAAGGCGCAGCGGGAATCCCTGACTACCCAGCGTGAGACCTTACAGGCCGATGGGTGTCAGCGAGTCTTCGAGGACACCGCTAGCGGGGTGAAATCCGATCGTCCCGGCCTGGCCGCGGCCATCGACTATCTACGCGAGGGGGATATTCTCGTGGTGACTCGCATCGACCGGCTGGGCCGCTCGATGCTCGATGCCCTAAAAACCCTCATGGACCTCGACGGACGCGGTATCCGTGTCCAGGCCCAGGATGTCGGGCTGGATACTGGGACCGCGATGGGCAAATTCGTGGTCCACGTGAATCTTGCGTTGGCTCAGATGGAGCGGGAGCAAATGATCGAGCGGACCCGCGAGGGTATCGAGCATGCCCGTAAGCAGGGCAGAGTGCCGGGTCCGAAGCCGAAACTGACCGGGCAGAGGAAGGCAGCGGTCATTGCTGCGGTGAACTCCGGCATGTCTATGACCGAAGCGGCCAAGTTGCACGGGGTTTCCCGGTGGACGGTGCAGCGGGCTTTGGCTGAGTCCTAG
- a CDS encoding NAD(P)-binding domain-containing protein, whose product MDSSTEDLPVIVLGAGPIGLACAAELRGRDQSVLVLEQSDRVAENVHQWAHVRMFSPWEELVSAAGVKQLGAQWKPPKASVYPTGQQWVSQYLDPLGQALADWIRFDRRVVGVSRLDRDLLVESGRAEQPFVIHARRSDGVIERVLARAVVDTTGTWQRPSPLGSEGYPVAGEIDHADRIVHSMPDPADPCWAGQKVAVLGSGASALTSLVALTRQGENAASSVVWAVRRGSVDQALGGGENDELPARAALGDKVRRAISDGRITVITRFRAAAVHPEAEDTVALVSSDGGAVEGLDRIVCATGYRPDHSFLSEVRLDLNRQLEAPAGIAADIDPNWHSCGSVPAHGYQSLEQPDAGLFIAGIKSYGRAPSFLAMTGFEQVRSIAAYLAGDLQAAQSVQLDLPETGVCGGSGDFDAEPEACCNTSEGRVSR is encoded by the coding sequence ATGGACTCGTCCACGGAGGATCTTCCGGTCATCGTTCTAGGCGCTGGACCCATCGGCCTAGCCTGCGCGGCTGAACTACGTGGCCGCGATCAGTCCGTCCTGGTACTCGAACAGTCAGATCGTGTTGCCGAGAATGTGCATCAATGGGCACATGTGCGCATGTTTTCCCCCTGGGAGGAGCTGGTCTCTGCCGCTGGGGTCAAACAACTAGGGGCGCAGTGGAAGCCACCCAAGGCCTCTGTGTACCCCACGGGTCAGCAGTGGGTCAGCCAGTACCTAGATCCACTGGGGCAGGCATTGGCCGACTGGATTAGGTTTGACCGCCGCGTTGTTGGGGTATCCCGCCTAGACCGGGATTTGTTAGTTGAATCAGGTCGAGCCGAACAACCCTTTGTCATACATGCTCGCCGGTCTGATGGGGTCATCGAGCGGGTCTTGGCTCGTGCGGTGGTTGATACGACCGGGACGTGGCAACGGCCTAGCCCGCTCGGTTCTGAAGGATATCCGGTGGCGGGGGAAATCGACCATGCGGACCGAATCGTTCACTCGATGCCTGATCCTGCTGACCCGTGCTGGGCTGGACAGAAGGTGGCTGTTCTCGGTTCAGGTGCCTCAGCACTGACATCGTTGGTGGCGTTGACCCGCCAGGGTGAAAATGCTGCATCTTCGGTGGTGTGGGCAGTGCGGCGAGGCTCTGTCGATCAGGCTCTCGGCGGCGGAGAAAATGATGAGCTTCCTGCCCGTGCAGCACTGGGAGATAAGGTTCGCCGTGCGATTTCCGACGGAAGGATTACCGTCATCACCCGGTTCAGGGCAGCTGCAGTTCACCCTGAGGCTGAGGATACGGTAGCTCTGGTCTCCTCAGACGGAGGTGCAGTAGAGGGGTTGGACCGGATCGTATGTGCCACCGGGTACCGCCCAGATCATTCTTTTCTCTCCGAGGTCCGCCTGGACCTAAACCGGCAACTAGAAGCTCCTGCCGGTATCGCTGCGGATATTGACCCGAATTGGCATTCTTGTGGATCGGTGCCGGCGCATGGATACCAGTCCTTGGAGCAACCGGACGCAGGCCTGTTCATCGCCGGGATCAAATCGTATGGTCGAGCTCCGTCATTTTTGGCGATGACTGGTTTTGAACAGGTTCGTTCCATTGCTGCCTACCTGGCCGGGGACCTTCAAGCCGCTCAAAGTGTGCAGCTAGACCTCCCGGAGACCGGAGTATGCGGCGGTTCTGGTGATTTCGACGCCGAACCCGAAGCTTGCTGTAACACTTCTGAGGGGAGGGTCTCACGGTGA
- the arsB gene encoding ACR3 family arsenite efflux transporter, whose amino-acid sequence MSVDSATGGRLSTLDRFLPVWIILAMVAGLGLGRLVPGLGVGLSAVEVQGVSLPIALGLLVMMYPVLAKVRYDRLGHVTSDKPMLVSSLVLNWVVGPAVMFALAWIFLPDLPAYRTGLIIVGLARCIAMVIIWNDLACGDREAAAVLVATNSIFQVIAFAGLGWFYLNVLPGWLGLPQAHLDVSTVSIAGSVLVFLGIPLVAGFLSRGIGERHWGRKAYETSFLPKIGPLALYGLLFTIVVLFALQGDQITHRPVDVARIAIPLLAYFAIMWGAGYLLGRALHFSYQRTTTLAFTAAGNNFELAIAVSIATFGASSGQALAGVIGPLIEVPALIGLVYVSLALRRRYPHQEVSS is encoded by the coding sequence GTGAGCGTTGATTCAGCGACAGGCGGGCGGCTGTCGACCCTGGACAGGTTCCTGCCGGTGTGGATCATTCTGGCCATGGTCGCTGGTCTTGGGTTAGGCCGGTTAGTTCCCGGTTTGGGTGTAGGCCTGTCTGCAGTTGAGGTCCAAGGCGTGTCCTTGCCGATTGCCCTGGGGCTATTGGTAATGATGTACCCGGTGCTGGCCAAGGTCCGGTACGACCGGCTCGGTCACGTCACCTCAGATAAACCCATGCTGGTCTCATCTTTGGTTCTGAATTGGGTAGTGGGACCGGCCGTGATGTTCGCTCTGGCGTGGATTTTTCTTCCGGACCTACCGGCATATCGAACCGGGCTGATCATCGTCGGACTGGCCCGCTGTATTGCCATGGTCATCATCTGGAATGATCTGGCCTGCGGAGACCGAGAGGCGGCGGCCGTACTGGTGGCGACCAATTCCATCTTTCAGGTCATTGCCTTCGCCGGGCTAGGCTGGTTCTATCTCAACGTTCTGCCTGGCTGGCTTGGATTACCGCAAGCTCATCTAGATGTTTCGACTGTCAGCATCGCCGGATCCGTGCTGGTCTTTCTCGGGATACCCCTAGTGGCCGGGTTCCTCTCGCGTGGCATCGGTGAACGCCACTGGGGCCGAAAAGCCTACGAAACCTCGTTCCTACCGAAGATCGGACCTCTGGCCCTCTACGGGTTACTGTTCACCATCGTGGTTCTTTTCGCTCTACAAGGTGATCAGATCACTCACAGACCAGTGGATGTCGCACGTATTGCCATACCCCTGCTCGCATATTTTGCGATCATGTGGGGTGCAGGATACCTCCTGGGAAGGGCCTTGCACTTTTCCTATCAGCGCACCACGACGCTAGCTTTCACCGCCGCGGGCAACAACTTCGAACTGGCGATCGCCGTATCGATCGCGACTTTCGGCGCCTCCAGCGGACAGGCCCTGGCAGGAGTCATTGGGCCGTTGATCGAAGTGCCTGCCCTCATCGGCCTCGTTTATGTATCCCTGGCTTTGCGCCGTCGGTACCCCCATCAGGAGGTGTCTTCATGA
- a CDS encoding ribbon-helix-helix protein, CopG family, producing MTHNEKQDWDQLAQDAETGAMTPDPNTPSLHGDDAAEAGRAILREVYGTDDLDAISDADLRRGRPSLSAQKTRAAGESPMLRVRVPAQVDEAISSLSQAQGRTKSELIRDWIEEGLRQAS from the coding sequence ATGACCCACAACGAAAAGCAGGACTGGGACCAGCTGGCCCAGGATGCCGAGACCGGGGCGATGACTCCGGACCCGAACACGCCGAGCCTGCATGGCGACGACGCGGCTGAGGCTGGACGGGCAATCCTGCGCGAGGTCTATGGCACCGATGATCTGGATGCAATCAGTGACGCCGACCTGCGCCGGGGGCGACCGAGCCTCAGTGCGCAGAAGACACGGGCAGCAGGAGAATCCCCCATGCTGCGCGTGCGGGTGCCTGCCCAGGTGGATGAAGCCATCAGCAGCCTGTCCCAGGCGCAGGGGAGAACCAAGTCTGAGCTGATCCGGGATTGGATCGAAGAGGGCCTGCGACAGGCCAGCTAA
- a CDS encoding low molecular weight phosphatase family protein, with protein sequence MTAPRPCVVFICVKNAGKSQMAAALARLYSNGRVIVQSAGTQPGQGLNRASEASVAEVGASFDGEYPKAIDAKLLREANRIIIIGTEAHIEPVEGMTGSIQRWETVEPSRQGIEGQERMRLIRDDIAQRVQALLAELAMD encoded by the coding sequence ATGACCGCCCCTCGCCCCTGTGTGGTATTTATTTGCGTGAAAAACGCTGGCAAATCTCAGATGGCTGCTGCTTTGGCTCGCCTGTATTCCAACGGACGAGTGATCGTCCAGTCAGCCGGAACACAACCTGGCCAGGGACTTAACCGGGCCTCGGAAGCATCTGTGGCCGAGGTGGGAGCCTCGTTCGACGGCGAATATCCCAAAGCTATAGACGCGAAGCTGCTCCGGGAGGCTAATCGGATCATCATTATCGGCACCGAAGCTCATATTGAACCTGTTGAAGGTATGACAGGTTCAATACAGAGATGGGAGACTGTTGAGCCTTCTCGCCAGGGCATTGAAGGCCAGGAGCGCATGCGATTGATTCGTGACGATATCGCCCAGCGAGTTCAAGCACTCCTGGCAGAGCTTGCGATGGACTAA